A genomic region of Papaver somniferum cultivar HN1 chromosome 7, ASM357369v1, whole genome shotgun sequence contains the following coding sequences:
- the LOC113294829 gene encoding alpha/beta-gliadin A-II-like: MAEVIIPSYEEEYEQVNVVFPNQRPSYTNQQAASPNPYGRQSGFQQPQFRPQPPPQPQQQTQSSNLEEMMKMMMQKQDSNAQRQDAILQKQDMAIKDLQTQIGQLATDMNELKA; the protein is encoded by the exons ATGGCAGAAGTGATTATTCCTTCTTATGAAGAAGAGTATGAACAGGTGAATGTTGTgttccctaatcagaggccaag TTATACAAATCAGCAAGCTGCATCTCCTAATCCTTATGGGCGAcaaagtggttttcaacaaccacaatTCCGACCACAACCTCCACCTCAGCCTCAACAACAGACTCAAAGTTCTAATTtagaggagatgatgaaaatgatgatgcaaaagcAAGATTCCAATGCTCAGCGTCAAGATGCAATCCTGCAGAAACAAGATATGGCTATAAAGGACTTGCAAACTCAAATTGGGCAGTTGGCTACAGACATGAATGAACTAAAAGCATAG